From a single Fusobacterium ulcerans ATCC 49185 genomic region:
- the mltG gene encoding endolytic transglycosylase MltG has translation MKKWIYTIAGLFVLVATIVVVFFYFEINKKVNYRKIIEIKRGVPLKASLSSLPVSDNFVFKVYLKYRNEGKGIKAGYYELKGEMSMKDLIDVLEAGKDKVFKLTIPEGYSIAEIADLLEKNGRIDKDKFYKEFNGIEFPYPTPEGNFEGYLYPETYYIPENYNERLIIRTLLREFLKKFPPEKYKDKDEFYQKLIMASILEREAKLDEEKPLMASVFYNRIKKKMTLSSDATVNFLYDYKKRRMYYKDLEIDSPYNTYKYKGLPPGPISNPSVVSVEAAYNPADTDYLFFVATGDGGHFFSKTYKEHLEFQRKNKENK, from the coding sequence ATGAAAAAATGGATCTATACTATTGCAGGTTTATTTGTTTTAGTTGCAACAATAGTAGTAGTTTTCTTCTACTTTGAAATAAATAAAAAAGTAAATTATCGAAAGATAATTGAGATAAAGAGAGGTGTTCCATTAAAAGCTTCATTATCAAGCCTTCCTGTTTCAGACAATTTTGTTTTCAAAGTTTATTTGAAATACAGAAATGAGGGAAAGGGAATAAAGGCAGGATATTATGAACTAAAAGGAGAAATGTCAATGAAAGATCTTATAGACGTCCTTGAGGCAGGTAAAGATAAGGTATTTAAATTGACTATTCCAGAAGGATACAGCATAGCAGAAATTGCTGATCTTTTAGAAAAAAATGGAAGAATAGACAAAGATAAATTTTATAAGGAATTTAATGGGATAGAGTTTCCATATCCTACACCAGAAGGGAATTTTGAAGGGTATTTATACCCTGAAACTTATTATATACCAGAAAATTATAATGAAAGATTAATTATAAGAACTTTATTAAGAGAGTTTCTGAAAAAATTTCCACCAGAAAAGTATAAAGATAAAGATGAATTCTACCAAAAATTGATAATGGCATCTATTTTAGAAAGAGAGGCTAAACTTGATGAAGAGAAACCTCTTATGGCTTCTGTATTTTATAATAGAATAAAAAAGAAAATGACACTTTCTTCTGATGCAACAGTGAATTTTTTGTATGATTATAAAAAAAGAAGAATGTATTATAAAGATTTGGAAATAGATTCACCATATAACACTTATAAATATAAGGGACTTCCCCCAGGACCAATATCTAATCCAAGCGTAGTTTCAGTAGAAGCAGCATACAATCCAGCTGATACAGACTACCTGTTTTTTGTTGCAACAGGGGATGGAGGACACTTTTTTAGTAAAACATATAAAGAACATCTGGAATTTCAAAGAAAAAATAAGGAGAATAAATAG